The following coding sequences lie in one Equus przewalskii isolate Varuska chromosome 25, EquPr2, whole genome shotgun sequence genomic window:
- the MLH3 gene encoding DNA mismatch repair protein Mlh3 isoform X1: MLVGARVHEPREPTCARPASKAVGGRGVGEGRFEAIISSQRRKPVPGTLTSFPPAMIKRLSVEVQAKLRSGLAICSLGQCVEELALNSIDAEAKCVAVRVNMETFQVQVIDNGFGMGSDDVDKVGNRYFTSKCSSLQDLENLRFYGFRGEALASIADMASAVEISSKKNKTMKTFVKLFQNGKALKACEAELSRPSAGTTVTVYNLFYQLPVRRKCMDPRLEFEKVRQRVEALSLMHPSISFSLRNDVSGSMVLQLPKTKDVCSRFCQIYGLGKSQKLREINFKYKEFELSGYISSEAHYNKNMQFLFVNRRLILRTKLHKLIDFLLRKESIICKPKNGSASRQMTSNPRYRSNPELHGIYVINMQCQFCEYDVCMDPAKTLIEFQNWDTPLVCVQEGVKMFLKKEKLFVELSGEDIKEFSEDNDFSFFNATLQKHVSSDEKGDQVSFQEACNTILDSYEMFNMQSKAVKRKATIENIQNSKDSEAIGKKASDSFLYTYNSDDPGCSKMTESSLQNKDSCHSESEILERETAKASESGENEKHKKSCLELNSSGDPCGTSSEMFASPFQTSYHLEESGEDPEMQKVSTTVNDMTASILKNNRIQNQLERSKDATEMGCQPLPFETTTLRVHDAQREDEKREEEPSNCGRINIFSYGQIKLCSTGFITHVVQREQTKSTETEHLFKNCVRPGPASAKETFGNRTCHSTETPNIKDLTSTLSTEFAQLPNKKVCRTNISYGLENKPVGYKNFAVFQEGSKKSPTGCLSPDTSSSFPWCRHVSNGNEETDKLIGSSKPIAHKKLSLSSQLGSLEKFKRQYGKVENPLNTEMEENNNFEITTNLSPQVEPDIPQKGKNHLDNSDICKITTVRHNDSNNSCQPVRHILYSENFPFSKEEDCLEQQMPCLRESPVTLKELSHFNRKTLDVEKSPESLASKLSRMKGSERETQTMEVVSHFNEQLQSDSSRKDSDLGTGLALDSCKLFKNEHKKTESGIVPTSDSVTQDNTFNKDSETYSNNNTTESSVIPETPLVLPCNNSKAGSKDSDVLIASEQQRGSLESPSSMLMSHMEAGQNGTCFQSEDSIARTCSENEESNTCSLDWQQHFDVALGRMVYINKTTGLSTFTAPTEDVQAACTKDLTTVAVDVMLENGFQYRCHPFRSDLVLPFLPRAREERTVMRQNNRDTVSDALGSESLQSLFSEWDNPVFARYPEVALDVSSGQAESLAVKIHNILYPYRFTKEMIHSMQVLQQVDNKFIACLMSTKTEENGEAGGNLLVLVDQHAAHERVRLEQLIIDSYEKQQPQGSGRKKLLSSTISPPLEISVTEEQRRLLRCYHNSLEDLGLEILFPDTSDSLVLVGKVPLCFAEREANELRRGRATVTKSIVEEFIREQVELLQTTGGIQGTLPLTVQKVLASQACHGAIKFNDGLSLEESCRLIEALSWCQLPFQCAHGRPSMLPLADMDHLEQEKQVKPNLARLCRMAQAWHLFGKAQGCDTRQRLQESMPPCEPL; the protein is encoded by the exons ATGCTCGTGGGCGCGCGCGTGCATGAGCCGCGCGAGCCAACGTGCGCGCGTCCGGCGTCCAAGGCGGTTGGTGGTAGGGGAGTTGGAGAAGGGCGATTCGAG GCAATTATTTCCAGTCAGAGAAGGaaaccagtgcctggcactctcACCAGCTTTCCTCCTGCCATGATCAAGCGCTTGTCAGTCGAAGTACAAGCCAAATTGCGTTCTGGTTTGGCTATCTGTTCCTTAGGCCAGTGTGTTGAGGAGCTTGCCCTGAACAGTATTGATGCTGAAGCAAAATGTGTGGCTGTCAGGGTGAATATGGAAACCTTCCAAGTTCAAGTGATAGACAATGGATTTGGGATGGGGAGTGATGATGTAGACAAGGTGGGAAATCGTTATTTCACTAGTAAATGCAGCTCTCTGCAGGACTTGGAGAACCTAAGGTTTTATGGTTTCCGAGGGGAGGCCTTGGCAAGTATAGCTGACATGGCCAGTGCTGTGGAAATTTcatccaagaaaaacaaaacaatgaaaactttTGTGAAACTGTTTCAGAATGGAAAAGCCCTGAAAGCTTGTGAAGCTGAGTTGAGTAGACCAAGCGCTGGGACAACAGTAACAGTCTATAACCTATTTTATCAGTTACCTGTACGAAGGAAATGCATGGATCCCAGACTGGAGTTTGAGAAAGTTAGGCAGAGGGTAGAGGCACTCTCACTCATGCacccttccatttctttctctctgaggaATGATGTTTCTGGTTCCATGGTTCTTCAGCTCCCTAAAACCAAAGACGTATGTTCCCgattttgtcaaatttatggGCTGGGCAAGTCCCAAAAGTtaagggaaataaattttaaatataaagagttTGAGCTCAGTGGCTATATCAGCTCTGAAGCACATTATAATAAGAATATGCAGTTTTTGTTTGTGAATAGAAGGCTAATTTTAAGGACAAAGTTACATAAACTCATTGACTTTTTATTAAGGAAAGAAAGTATTATATGCAAACCAAAGAATGGCTCTGCCAGTAGGCAAATGACTTCAAATCCTCGATATAGGTCCAACCCAGAACTCCATGGGATATATGTAATCAATATGCAGTGCCAATTCTGTGAGTATGATGTGTGCATGGATCCAGCAAAAACTCTGATTGAGTTTCAGAACTGGGATACTCCTTTGGTTTGCGTTCAGGAAGgagtgaaaatgtttttaaagaaagaaaaattatttgtggaATTATCAGGTGAGGACATTAAGGAATTTAGTGAAGAtaatgattttagtttttttaacgCTACTCTTCAGAAGCATGTGTCCTCTGATGAGAAGGGTGACCAGGTCAGTTTCCAAGAAGCATGTAATACTATTTTGGATTCCTATGAAATGTTTAATATGCAGTCAAAAGCTGTGAAAAGAAAAGCTACTATAGAAAACATACAGAATTCTAAGGATTCAGAAGCTATTGGAAAAAAGGCAAGTGATTCATTTTTGTACACTTACAACTCAGATGACCCGGGCTGTAGTAAAATGACGGAGTCATCTTTACAAAACAAAGATAGCTGTCACTCAGAATCAGAGATCTTAGAACGAGAGACAGCTAAAGCATCAGAatcaggagaaaatgagaaacataaaaaatCTTGCTTGGAACTTAACTCTTCAGGAGATCCATGTGGAACCAGTTCAGAAATGTTTGCAAGCCCTTTTCAGACATCGTATCACTTGGAGGAGAGTGGAGAAGATCCAGAAATGCAGAAAGTAAGTACTACTGTTAATGACATGACTGCCAGCATcctgaaaaataatagaattcaGAATCAACTCGAGAGATCTAAAGATGCTACTGAGATGGGATGCCAACCTCTGCCTTTTGAGACAACAACATTGAGAGTACATGATGCTCAGAGAGaggatgagaaaagagaagaagaaccTAGTAATTGCGGAAGGATAAACATTTTTAGTTACGGACAAATTAAATTATGTTCCACTGGCTTTATAACTCATGTGGTACAAAGGGAGCAAACTAAATCAACTGAAACagagcatttatttaaaaattgtgttcgACCTGGTCCTGCGAGTGCCAAAGAAACATTTGGAAATAGAACATGCCATTCAACTGAGACTCCAAACATCAAAGATTTAACCAGCACTTTAAGTACAGAATTTGCTCAGCTGCCCAACAAAAAAGTGTGCAGGACAAATATAAGTTACGGGCTAGAGAACAAACCTGTAGGTTATaaaaattttgctgtttttcagGAAGGTAGTAAAAAGTCACCTACAGGCTGCTTATCACCTGACacatcctcctctttcccttggTGTAGACATGTTTCAAATGGTAATGAGGAAACAGATAAGTTGATTGGTTCCTCCAAGCCCATAGCCCATAAGAAGCTAAGCTTAAGTTCACAACTAGGATCTTTAGAGAAGTTTAAGAGGCAATATGGGAAGGTTGAAAATCCTCTGAATacagaaatggaggaaaataataattttgaaattactaCCAATCTCAGTCCTCAAGTTGAACCTGACATTCCACAGAAAGGTaagaaccacttggacaactctGACATTTGTAAAATCACTACTGTGAGACATAATGATTCAAATAATAGTTGTCAACCAGTCCGTCACATTCTTTACTCAGAGAACTTTCCATTCTCCAAGGAAGAAGATTGTTTGGAACAACAGATGCCTTGCTTAAGAGAAAGTCCTGTGACTCTAAAGGAGTTATCtcattttaacagaaaaactttGGATGTTGAGAAGTCACCTGAATCTCTAGCCTCTAAATTATCCAGAATGAAAGGTTCTGAGAGAGAGACTCAAACAATGGAAGTGGTGAGTCACTTTAATGAACAACTACAATCGGATTCCAGTAGGAAAGACAGTGACTTGGGCACTGGGTTAGCCCTAGATTCctgtaagttatttaaaaatgagcataaaAAAACAGAGAGTGGCATCGTCCCAACATCAGACTCTGTCACACAGGATAATACCTTCAATAAAGATAGTGAAACATATTCTAACAACAATACAACAGAGAGCTCTGTGATACCAGAAACTCCTTTGGTATTACCCTGTAATAATTCTAAAGCGGGCAGTAAAGATTCAGATGTTCTTATAGCTTCAGAACAACAGAGAGGAAGTCTTGAGTCTCCCAGTAGCATGTTAATGAGTCACATGGAAGCTGGCCAAAATGGAACTTGTTTTCAGAGTGAGGACTCTATAGCAAGAACTTGTTCTGAAAATGAAGAGTCAAACACATGTTCTTTGGATTGGCAGCAGCATTTTGATGTAGCCCTGGGAAGAATGGTTTATATCAACAAAACAACTGGACTTAGCACTTTCACTGCTCCTACTGAGGATGTTCAGGCTGCTTGTACTAAAGATCTGACAACTGTGGCTGTGGATGTCATGCTCGAGAATG gaTTTCAGTACAGGTGTCATCCTTTTAGAAGCGACcttgttcttcctttccttcctagaGCTCGGGAAGAGAGGACTGtgatgagacagaataacagag ATACCGTGTCTGATGCTCTTGGTAGTGAATCGCTTCAGTCTTTGTTCTCAGAATGGGACAATCCCGTATTTGCTCGTTATCCAGAG GTTGCTCTTGATGTAAGCAGTGGCCAGGCTGAGAGCTTAGCAGTTAAAATTCACAACATCTTGTATCCTTATCGTTTCACTAAAGAAATGATTCATTCGATGCAG GTTCTCCAGCAAGTGGATAACAAGTTTATTGCCTGTTTAATGAGCACTAAGACTGAAGAGAATGGTGAGGCAG GTGGAAACCTGCTGGTTTTGGTGGATCAGCATGCTGCCCATGAGCGTGTCCGTTTGGAACAGCTTATTATTG ATTCCTATGAGAAGCAACAGCCACAAGGCTCTGGTCGGAAGAAATTACTGTCTTCCACTATAAGTCCTCCACTAGAGATATCAGTGACAGAGGAACAGAGGAGACTCTTACG GTGTTACCACAACAGTCTGGAAGATCTGGGCCTTGAAATTCTATTTCCAGACACTAGTGATTCTCTGGTCCTTGTAGGAAAAGTGCCCCTGTGTTTTGCAGAAAGAGAAGCTAATGAACTTCGGAGAGGAAGAGCTACTGTGACCAAGAGTATCGTGGAG
- the MLH3 gene encoding DNA mismatch repair protein Mlh3 isoform X2 — protein sequence MLVGARVHEPREPTCARPASKAVGGRGVGEGRFEAIISSQRRKPVPGTLTSFPPAMIKRLSVEVQAKLRSGLAICSLGQCVEELALNSIDAEAKCVAVRVNMETFQVQVIDNGFGMGSDDVDKVGNRYFTSKCSSLQDLENLRFYGFRGEALASIADMASAVEISSKKNKTMKTFVKLFQNGKALKACEAELSRPSAGTTVTVYNLFYQLPVRRKCMDPRLEFEKVRQRVEALSLMHPSISFSLRNDVSGSMVLQLPKTKDVCSRFCQIYGLGKSQKLREINFKYKEFELSGYISSEAHYNKNMQFLFVNRRLILRTKLHKLIDFLLRKESIICKPKNGSASRQMTSNPRYRSNPELHGIYVINMQCQFCEYDVCMDPAKTLIEFQNWDTPLVCVQEGVKMFLKKEKLFVELSGEDIKEFSEDNDFSFFNATLQKHVSSDEKGDQVSFQEACNTILDSYEMFNMQSKAVKRKATIENIQNSKDSEAIGKKASDSFLYTYNSDDPGCSKMTESSLQNKDSCHSESEILERETAKASESGENEKHKKSCLELNSSGDPCGTSSEMFASPFQTSYHLEESGEDPEMQKVSTTVNDMTASILKNNRIQNQLERSKDATEMGCQPLPFETTTLRVHDAQREDEKREEEPSNCGRINIFSYGQIKLCSTGFITHVVQREQTKSTETEHLFKNCVRPGPASAKETFGNRTCHSTETPNIKDLTSTLSTEFAQLPNKKVCRTNISYGLENKPVGYKNFAVFQEGSKKSPTGCLSPDTSSSFPWCRHVSNGNEETDKLIGSSKPIAHKKLSLSSQLGSLEKFKRQYGKVENPLNTEMEENNNFEITTNLSPQVEPDIPQKGKNHLDNSDICKITTVRHNDSNNSCQPVRHILYSENFPFSKEEDCLEQQMPCLRESPVTLKELSHFNRKTLDVEKSPESLASKLSRMKGSERETQTMEVVSHFNEQLQSDSSRKDSDLGTGLALDSCKLFKNEHKKTESGIVPTSDSVTQDNTFNKDSETYSNNNTTESSVIPETPLVLPCNNSKAGSKDSDVLIASEQQRGSLESPSSMLMSHMEAGQNGTCFQSEDSIARTCSENEESNTCSLDWQQHFDVALGRMVYINKTTGLSTFTAPTEDVQAACTKDLTTVAVDVMLENDTVSDALGSESLQSLFSEWDNPVFARYPEVALDVSSGQAESLAVKIHNILYPYRFTKEMIHSMQVLQQVDNKFIACLMSTKTEENGEAGGNLLVLVDQHAAHERVRLEQLIIDSYEKQQPQGSGRKKLLSSTISPPLEISVTEEQRRLLRCYHNSLEDLGLEILFPDTSDSLVLVGKVPLCFAEREANELRRGRATVTKSIVEEFIREQVELLQTTGGIQGTLPLTVQKVLASQACHGAIKFNDGLSLEESCRLIEALSWCQLPFQCAHGRPSMLPLADMDHLEQEKQVKPNLARLCRMAQAWHLFGKAQGCDTRQRLQESMPPCEPL from the exons ATGCTCGTGGGCGCGCGCGTGCATGAGCCGCGCGAGCCAACGTGCGCGCGTCCGGCGTCCAAGGCGGTTGGTGGTAGGGGAGTTGGAGAAGGGCGATTCGAG GCAATTATTTCCAGTCAGAGAAGGaaaccagtgcctggcactctcACCAGCTTTCCTCCTGCCATGATCAAGCGCTTGTCAGTCGAAGTACAAGCCAAATTGCGTTCTGGTTTGGCTATCTGTTCCTTAGGCCAGTGTGTTGAGGAGCTTGCCCTGAACAGTATTGATGCTGAAGCAAAATGTGTGGCTGTCAGGGTGAATATGGAAACCTTCCAAGTTCAAGTGATAGACAATGGATTTGGGATGGGGAGTGATGATGTAGACAAGGTGGGAAATCGTTATTTCACTAGTAAATGCAGCTCTCTGCAGGACTTGGAGAACCTAAGGTTTTATGGTTTCCGAGGGGAGGCCTTGGCAAGTATAGCTGACATGGCCAGTGCTGTGGAAATTTcatccaagaaaaacaaaacaatgaaaactttTGTGAAACTGTTTCAGAATGGAAAAGCCCTGAAAGCTTGTGAAGCTGAGTTGAGTAGACCAAGCGCTGGGACAACAGTAACAGTCTATAACCTATTTTATCAGTTACCTGTACGAAGGAAATGCATGGATCCCAGACTGGAGTTTGAGAAAGTTAGGCAGAGGGTAGAGGCACTCTCACTCATGCacccttccatttctttctctctgaggaATGATGTTTCTGGTTCCATGGTTCTTCAGCTCCCTAAAACCAAAGACGTATGTTCCCgattttgtcaaatttatggGCTGGGCAAGTCCCAAAAGTtaagggaaataaattttaaatataaagagttTGAGCTCAGTGGCTATATCAGCTCTGAAGCACATTATAATAAGAATATGCAGTTTTTGTTTGTGAATAGAAGGCTAATTTTAAGGACAAAGTTACATAAACTCATTGACTTTTTATTAAGGAAAGAAAGTATTATATGCAAACCAAAGAATGGCTCTGCCAGTAGGCAAATGACTTCAAATCCTCGATATAGGTCCAACCCAGAACTCCATGGGATATATGTAATCAATATGCAGTGCCAATTCTGTGAGTATGATGTGTGCATGGATCCAGCAAAAACTCTGATTGAGTTTCAGAACTGGGATACTCCTTTGGTTTGCGTTCAGGAAGgagtgaaaatgtttttaaagaaagaaaaattatttgtggaATTATCAGGTGAGGACATTAAGGAATTTAGTGAAGAtaatgattttagtttttttaacgCTACTCTTCAGAAGCATGTGTCCTCTGATGAGAAGGGTGACCAGGTCAGTTTCCAAGAAGCATGTAATACTATTTTGGATTCCTATGAAATGTTTAATATGCAGTCAAAAGCTGTGAAAAGAAAAGCTACTATAGAAAACATACAGAATTCTAAGGATTCAGAAGCTATTGGAAAAAAGGCAAGTGATTCATTTTTGTACACTTACAACTCAGATGACCCGGGCTGTAGTAAAATGACGGAGTCATCTTTACAAAACAAAGATAGCTGTCACTCAGAATCAGAGATCTTAGAACGAGAGACAGCTAAAGCATCAGAatcaggagaaaatgagaaacataaaaaatCTTGCTTGGAACTTAACTCTTCAGGAGATCCATGTGGAACCAGTTCAGAAATGTTTGCAAGCCCTTTTCAGACATCGTATCACTTGGAGGAGAGTGGAGAAGATCCAGAAATGCAGAAAGTAAGTACTACTGTTAATGACATGACTGCCAGCATcctgaaaaataatagaattcaGAATCAACTCGAGAGATCTAAAGATGCTACTGAGATGGGATGCCAACCTCTGCCTTTTGAGACAACAACATTGAGAGTACATGATGCTCAGAGAGaggatgagaaaagagaagaagaaccTAGTAATTGCGGAAGGATAAACATTTTTAGTTACGGACAAATTAAATTATGTTCCACTGGCTTTATAACTCATGTGGTACAAAGGGAGCAAACTAAATCAACTGAAACagagcatttatttaaaaattgtgttcgACCTGGTCCTGCGAGTGCCAAAGAAACATTTGGAAATAGAACATGCCATTCAACTGAGACTCCAAACATCAAAGATTTAACCAGCACTTTAAGTACAGAATTTGCTCAGCTGCCCAACAAAAAAGTGTGCAGGACAAATATAAGTTACGGGCTAGAGAACAAACCTGTAGGTTATaaaaattttgctgtttttcagGAAGGTAGTAAAAAGTCACCTACAGGCTGCTTATCACCTGACacatcctcctctttcccttggTGTAGACATGTTTCAAATGGTAATGAGGAAACAGATAAGTTGATTGGTTCCTCCAAGCCCATAGCCCATAAGAAGCTAAGCTTAAGTTCACAACTAGGATCTTTAGAGAAGTTTAAGAGGCAATATGGGAAGGTTGAAAATCCTCTGAATacagaaatggaggaaaataataattttgaaattactaCCAATCTCAGTCCTCAAGTTGAACCTGACATTCCACAGAAAGGTaagaaccacttggacaactctGACATTTGTAAAATCACTACTGTGAGACATAATGATTCAAATAATAGTTGTCAACCAGTCCGTCACATTCTTTACTCAGAGAACTTTCCATTCTCCAAGGAAGAAGATTGTTTGGAACAACAGATGCCTTGCTTAAGAGAAAGTCCTGTGACTCTAAAGGAGTTATCtcattttaacagaaaaactttGGATGTTGAGAAGTCACCTGAATCTCTAGCCTCTAAATTATCCAGAATGAAAGGTTCTGAGAGAGAGACTCAAACAATGGAAGTGGTGAGTCACTTTAATGAACAACTACAATCGGATTCCAGTAGGAAAGACAGTGACTTGGGCACTGGGTTAGCCCTAGATTCctgtaagttatttaaaaatgagcataaaAAAACAGAGAGTGGCATCGTCCCAACATCAGACTCTGTCACACAGGATAATACCTTCAATAAAGATAGTGAAACATATTCTAACAACAATACAACAGAGAGCTCTGTGATACCAGAAACTCCTTTGGTATTACCCTGTAATAATTCTAAAGCGGGCAGTAAAGATTCAGATGTTCTTATAGCTTCAGAACAACAGAGAGGAAGTCTTGAGTCTCCCAGTAGCATGTTAATGAGTCACATGGAAGCTGGCCAAAATGGAACTTGTTTTCAGAGTGAGGACTCTATAGCAAGAACTTGTTCTGAAAATGAAGAGTCAAACACATGTTCTTTGGATTGGCAGCAGCATTTTGATGTAGCCCTGGGAAGAATGGTTTATATCAACAAAACAACTGGACTTAGCACTTTCACTGCTCCTACTGAGGATGTTCAGGCTGCTTGTACTAAAGATCTGACAACTGTGGCTGTGGATGTCATGCTCGAGAATG ATACCGTGTCTGATGCTCTTGGTAGTGAATCGCTTCAGTCTTTGTTCTCAGAATGGGACAATCCCGTATTTGCTCGTTATCCAGAG GTTGCTCTTGATGTAAGCAGTGGCCAGGCTGAGAGCTTAGCAGTTAAAATTCACAACATCTTGTATCCTTATCGTTTCACTAAAGAAATGATTCATTCGATGCAG GTTCTCCAGCAAGTGGATAACAAGTTTATTGCCTGTTTAATGAGCACTAAGACTGAAGAGAATGGTGAGGCAG GTGGAAACCTGCTGGTTTTGGTGGATCAGCATGCTGCCCATGAGCGTGTCCGTTTGGAACAGCTTATTATTG ATTCCTATGAGAAGCAACAGCCACAAGGCTCTGGTCGGAAGAAATTACTGTCTTCCACTATAAGTCCTCCACTAGAGATATCAGTGACAGAGGAACAGAGGAGACTCTTACG GTGTTACCACAACAGTCTGGAAGATCTGGGCCTTGAAATTCTATTTCCAGACACTAGTGATTCTCTGGTCCTTGTAGGAAAAGTGCCCCTGTGTTTTGCAGAAAGAGAAGCTAATGAACTTCGGAGAGGAAGAGCTACTGTGACCAAGAGTATCGTGGAG